The genomic interval AAATGTTCCCAGGTTTCAGGATGCTTGCAgtgtttgatcttttttcttttttatttgaagcaacttattaaaacaataaaatgaaattaatatttggtgTTATTTGTTGTGCCTTTACTCTGCCACTCCCATTCCCCCATAATGCACACCTTCCTACCCAGGACACATTAACTACAGTATTGGTATTTCATTAATATAATCCAGTTTTAGCATTTTGATTATAAATATGTCTTGGTTATTTTCTCACAGTTTTATCAGCTATCTAATGAGGATAGCTGATATCCTCATTAAATATCAGGTTCTCTTAAGGTTTGAGAACCTGAAGACAAATGAACTTTATGGACCAAATTTGTGCACATGAGGAATTTGACTTCAGTCTACTTGCCTCTCACTTGCATTTAGAATTTAATGTTTGAGAACAGTTTGATTAAATTCGAAAAGAGGAGTATTTGTTAAACTAAACGTTACGGGTTTGGCCTctctgattttgtgttttggcctcgttttaaaaagtgtattaaAGCTTATTGTGCTCAGTCGGATGGGTTAGAGGAAGCATTCTTGTGTTGGGAGTAggatgtaaaaactgtttttctgacctttgatcatataaatttttttacagatgtGTGTTTGACTATCTGACAAAAGAAGCAGCCAATGGAATGTTTTATGGAGTCAAAAGTAATGACTTTAGAGAGGTTTGATATAACCGTAGGTGGGCTTTATTGAATTTGGATTTAACAAGCCCTTTACAGGGAGGATACTACCTTCATGTTGTTAAGGTGATTAAAATTGTTTATCTGTATTCCAAATGAGTCGGAGTTGTTTCCTTTGATGTAAGCTCTaaggaaaactttttttctttttccatttaagTACTGGAATTGGATGTTTAATTTAGGTCACTGGTTCAGCTGTGCCATTCTTCTAAATGCCTGAGCTATTAGTATATTATTTACACAAAGGTAGTAAAGTCTTAGAGAGCATACATTTATGATCAGCTGTTGCaatgctctgattggttgcctGTGGTGTGACTAAGCAGCTTTCTTTGCTGATTAAATTAGCGGAAATCGCAAAAATGTTGAGACAGGAATTTATTCAGAAGTATATCTTTTCCTTTTCCAAGAAAAAGGGAATTGCAGTGGAGGAGTTGACAACTTCAGCTCTTATATTGCTTTAAGATACTTATTCATGCAAAGAAACAATGTTCAATAGACTGGATATTGAACTTTTGAGGAACTGGAGCAGTCTGATCTAAGGGTTTAAGccactttattttaataatatgacAATAAGGGACACTAATGATTAGTCTGGCAGCCAGAACGAGGACAGATTGTAGGTAGAACTAGAGCAAGACAACACatgatcaataaatcaaaacatgcTCTGAAGATGAACGAAATACCTGAACCAATGCAAGGTATGAATTTAAATAGAATACCCCACCTTCTCGAAATATACTTCAgattattcatttgtttaaaggATTACAGATACACTGTCAATCTCAAGTAGTGCTACTTCCAGATGTAATAAACTGGGCTacatgttttattgggattaatGATGTCCACCGAGTAAGGCTCCCCTCCCCCCATCGCCATAAGGTGGttctacattttatattttaacaagcTGCAGTTTGAACATCCACCTACAGGAAGACCTTCTACCACAGAATAAGAGTATGCAGTAGAGATTTGTCGCTTAGAAAGCAGGTATGTTGTGTTTCAAGGGAACATATTTCCTCAGAAAGCCCAGCACTGTCCTATGATCACAATTTGACCAAGTGcgggcagagagagagaaaactatggcttaaaagaaaactgctaATGCAAGAAGTTGTTGCTGAGCCAGGGAGGTTAATGTCCTGACTGCTGCATTCTAGGGGCACAAGCAAGCATAACCATAGGTTCCTCCTCCCAGCCGTTTTTATAGTATGAGAAACTCATGGCTCGTTTACATCCctgttgtttttgtagtttctcATTTCAAATAATCTACTTGCAGGTTTTTTCCACTTATAATTGGTCTTGATGCATACATATTTGAAATTCTAATCTGCTGAACATTTCATTGGATCAGAGTGTGCCCTTTTTTAACTCCGGGGCATTTTCGTCAACTGTAAATTTGCTCTTTCTGTACAATCTTCGGTGTAAAGCTACATGCTTCAActtgtctttctctttcttgGTACAAATGTATTTTCCCACAGAGggatatttgtttcttttgttttagtctGCACAACACTGAAATCTTTACTCCATATCCTAATCAGTCTTAAATGTGAGGTTATCAAAAAGATTTAATGCACAATGATGCAGTGTATAATGCAAACTCATTTTGGAACAGAGAGTTAATACAGAGCTAGTCACCATCCAGTGCTGGGCTCCACTCAGCACAGTTCAAGGATGACAGAGTGAAGTAAAGAATTCAGCATGCATTCTGCAGCCTCTCTAAGGGGTGATTGACTTATCATTGTGACTGGCGCCAATCTTATGTTATGAAAGTACGCTTTTAATCAGAGCAAATACACACagacccaaaaaaaaaaaaaagaaaaaaccatAACAGTTCTACTTCAGGAACACTTACTTGTGCCTTCTTTCTTGGcagaaagttatttaaattagatATTTGAGAGCCAGTCAGTCTTCCCATCTTTCCATTATATAAAGTTTGAATATATTAAGCATTTTTAAGTCAGTATCAAGAAATTAGATCTTgcactttaactttatttacaacataaaaatttcagattaaaaaaaaaagccaatacAAGCAAAACTCATTCACACAAGTTACAAAATTGGCAATCTGAGTACAAGTCATAGTATCATTACTAATGCATTAAAAGACCTTAGTCTaaaaaggacataaaaaaacaaacccttacAGTAAAACAGATGTTACCCAACATTGTCCATTCAAATGTACTGCAAATGAAGTGCTTCCTACATCAAGGTTCTCCATAATTAACTTAGTGTTTTACAGCTGTCAGCTACATACACAGTACACTGAAAAGTACACATAAAGCACAGACTACGGTTTCAGACAGGACAGGACCGGTGTGTTCTGAAGTAAACAGccggtatttaaaaaaaacttttcaaagcaTTTGGTAAAATATTACAGTAACATCAATGGTAGTCctgcaaaaaactaaaaaggtgatataaaataaagtcagtACTTCatggatacttttttttttatacatttctccaGATGGATTCAGCgtgaatattaaaatgttctttcaaaCAATAACCAATTCCTATCCTCTTCAAACGTAGTCCTGCTTGTTGCTGGGGGGCCTGCTGGACATGGGATAGTTGGGCGAACGCTTTTCTCTTGGGCAGGATGCCGCCAGCATAGCACCTCCAATTATACCCAAAAAAGATCCAGCCCAGGCGATGAAGATGGCAGACCCGAACTCATACCTTCGGAGAGCAGagtagtaaaaatgtaaaatctgtttctgcACGTACAGAAGTAAGCGCAAccaaaaatccagaaaaactcaCTTTGTGTTGACAGGAGTGAAGGGATCGTAGAAGGCTCGGACGATGTCGTTCGCATACCAAGAGCAGGCCACAATGGCACACAAAGCTGTGGGAGAACATGCATTATTTGATACGTTTCCACTAGTTTTGAAAGGTCCTGGTTTGAGTTTAGGGATTTGCTTCTTACCTCCAAGCAAGATAATAATGCCACCAGTCATAGCAATCTTTGCCTTCTTAACCTGGTCGTCGCCTCCGCAGTTGGTGCATTTCATCCCCATACAAGCTGCCCCCATCCCAGCTACAACCACAATTATGCTCACGACCATGAGGGCGCGTGTTGCTTGAAGGGCACCTAGATAAGGGAACAAAAGAAGTCGGTCAGGCCATCAGTTATTGTCAAACCCAACAcgcaaacaagacaaaaaaaataaatagtttcaaTGAACTGATGCCACTATAGTCGTGCCCGGTTCATGTGTGCATGTAGGCGCCACCTTTTGGGAAAAGGTGTTATACAATTCCTTTGGGACAGATCAGTTGCCATCTCTTGCCACTGTAGAAACTGGCTTCAGCCAGAAACTCAGGAAATAGCGTGGGGGTAGGGTGGTAGATTGTGTAGGTGTACTAAAACAGGTCTGACCAGGTTTCAAATTTCTTGTTATGGAGGACACTCCCAGTTCTAGCAACTCAGCCCGCTTTTC from Xiphophorus maculatus strain JP 163 A chromosome 11, X_maculatus-5.0-male, whole genome shotgun sequence carries:
- the LOC102238213 gene encoding claudin-7-B-like isoform X1 yields the protein MANKGLQILGFALALMGVIGLIVGTILPQWKMSAFVGSNIITAVSMYEGLWMSCAFQSTGQIQCKVYDSMLQLNSALQATRALMVVSIIVVVAGMGAACMGMKCTNCGGDDQVKKAKIAMTGGIIILLGGKKQIPKLKPGPFKTSGNVSNNACSPTALCAIVACSWYANDIVRAFYDPFTPVNTKYEFGSAIFIAWAGSFLGIIGGAMLAASCPREKRSPNYPMSSRPPSNKQDYV
- the LOC102238213 gene encoding claudin-7-B-like isoform X2 — encoded protein: MANKGLQILGFALALMGVIGLIVGTILPQWKMSAFVGSNIITAVSMYEGLWMSCAFQSTGQIQCKVYDSMLQLNSALQATRALMVVSIIVVVAGMGAACMGMKCTNCGGDDQVKKAKIAMTGGIIILLGALCAIVACSWYANDIVRAFYDPFTPVNTKYEFGSAIFIAWAGSFLGIIGGAMLAASCPREKRSPNYPMSSRPPSNKQDYV